AATACTCTAAAGAATCAGCGCCAATAATCCGGCAAATTTCATCAACAGAATAATTAGAGGCAATTAATTCATTTCGCGTTTGAATATCGATACCGTAAAAACAAGGATAGGCAAGTGGTGGTGAAGCAATTCGCACGTGTACTTCCGCTGCACCCGCTTCCCGTAAAAGTTGCACAATCCGTTTACTCGTCGTCCCGCGCACTATCGAATCATCAATCATGACAACCCGTTTGCCTTCCACAACGCCGCGCACCGCCGAAAGTTTCATTCTAACCCCTTGCTCTCTAAGCTCTTGCGATGGCTGAATAAAAGTTCTTGCCACATATCTATTTTTGATAAGACCAAGCTCGTAAGGAAGTCCCGCTTCTTCCGCATAACCAATCGCCGCAGAAATACTCGAATCTGGCACACCAGTCACAACATCCGCATCAATAAAAGCTTCTTTCGCCAGCCTTTTCCCAGAACGTTTTCTTGCCGAGTGGACATTAATCCCCGCAATATTTGAATCCGGTCGAGCAAAATAAATATACTCCATACTACAAATCGAATGCGTCACATTTTCCGTGAATTTTTCAATTCGCAGTCCGTCATTATTAATAATGATCAATTCGCCAGGTTCCACATCACGGACAAATTCCGCGCCAACCGTTTCGAAAGCACAGGTTTCCGAAGCGACTACATAAGAATCGCCAATCCGACCAATCGAAAGTGGTCTAAAACCATTCGGATCAAGCGCAGCGTACATCGTATCTTCCGTCAAAAGCATATACGCAAAGCCACCTTTTACCTTGTTTAAAGCCACTTTCAAATCTTCTACAAAGTCACCAGTATGGCTACGTTTAATTAAATGCGCCAAAACTTCCGTATCCGAACTCGTTTGGAAAATAGCCCCTTCTTCTTCCAGTTCACGACGTAAACTTTTTGCATTAACCAAATTCCCGTTATGCGCAAGTGCTAAAGAAGAACTATGAAAATGAAATAAAAATGGTTGTACATTGCCTAAGTTTTTTTGGCCAGCTGTCGCATAACGAACGTGCCCAATGGCTGCCTTACCTTTTAAATCGTCTAGTTCACCGTGCTTAAATACATCTGCCAAAAGTCCAAGATTCCGGTGACCTTTCAGCGTTTCTCCGTCTGTTGAAACAATTCCGGCCCCTTCTTGACCGCGATGTTGTAAACTATGCAACCCATAATAGGTGATTTCCGCTGCATTAGGATGATCCCAAATACCAAAAATACCACATTCTTCATTAAGTCCTTTTACTTCAGCAAGCATGGAATAGCCCCTTCCCAAATGGATCGTAATTCCGTTGTTTTCGCTGTTACTAGGTCTTCCTTATGTTTCACACGAATCGTATCATCCGCCGTTACTACACCAAGACGATAAACTTTTTCTAATTCCATTAATTGCGCAAATGCTGCTTCATTTTCCGGTTTTACCGATACTAAGAAACGTGATTGCGATTCACTGAAAAGCTGATTTAACGCGAATGGTACTTCTACATCCGCACCAAGTCCCGCTTTAAAAGTCGCCTCCGCAAGTGCAACACCAAATCCACCCTCTGCCAAATCATGACTAGAAGCAACTAAACCTTCTCGGATCGCTGTCAAAAGTAATTGTTGGTATTTTTTCTCTGTCGCCAAATCTAATTCCGGCGCACGTCCGCTAATTTTCCCTTGTTGAATTTTCTGCAACTCCGAACCACTATATTCAGCTTTTGTTTCACCGATTAAGAAAATCACATCGCCACTAGCTTTAAAATCTTGTGTCGTAATATGCGCCAAATCTTCTACTAAACCAACCATCCCAATGACAGGCGTTGGATAAATCCCGGTACCATCTGTTTCATTATAAAGCGACACATTCCCCGAAATAACAGGCGTATCAAGCTCTAAACAAGCCGCACTAATACCATCTGCCGCTTTTTCAATTTCCCAAAAAATTTCTGGTTTTTCTGGATTACCAAAATTAAGTCCATCTGTAATCGCGAGTGGTTTCCCGCCAGAACAAACGATATTGCGCGCCGCTTCCGCAACCGCTATCGCTCCGCCCACTTCAGGATCAAGATACAAATAGCGCGAGTTACAATCGGTCGTCATCGCAATTGCCTTCTCTGTTCCACGCACACGGACAATCGCCGCATCCGACCCAGGTACAACCGCTGTATCCGTCCGTACTTGGTAATCATATTGCTCATAAATATGGCGTTTACTTGCAATCGTCGGCTGAGCAAGCAGTTCTTTCCAAACAGCCACCACGTCGTCCATAACTGGCACAAACGCTTCCTCTTCTTGGAAAGCTTGATAACGAGCTGGCTCTTTCGAAGGCTTATGATAAACCGGTGCGTCTTCCGCAAGTGCATCAACAGGAACGTTAGCAACCACTTCCCCGTGA
The sequence above is a segment of the Listeria cossartiae subsp. cossartiae genome. Coding sequences within it:
- the purF gene encoding amidophosphoribosyltransferase, producing MLAEVKGLNEECGIFGIWDHPNAAEITYYGLHSLQHRGQEGAGIVSTDGETLKGHRNLGLLADVFKHGELDDLKGKAAIGHVRYATAGQKNLGNVQPFLFHFHSSSLALAHNGNLVNAKSLRRELEEEGAIFQTSSDTEVLAHLIKRSHTGDFVEDLKVALNKVKGGFAYMLLTEDTMYAALDPNGFRPLSIGRIGDSYVVASETCAFETVGAEFVRDVEPGELIIINNDGLRIEKFTENVTHSICSMEYIYFARPDSNIAGINVHSARKRSGKRLAKEAFIDADVVTGVPDSSISAAIGYAEEAGLPYELGLIKNRYVARTFIQPSQELREQGVRMKLSAVRGVVEGKRVVMIDDSIVRGTTSKRIVQLLREAGAAEVHVRIASPPLAYPCFYGIDIQTRNELIASNYSVDEICRIIGADSLEYLSEEGLVDSIGRPYPNEPYGGLCMAYFNGDYPTPLYDYEAEYLASLEAEK
- the purL gene encoding phosphoribosylformylglycinamidine synthase subunit PurL, whose protein sequence is MPNMEPTTKEIKEQKIYQEMGLTDSEYELVCSILGREPNYTETGLFSVMWSEHCSYKNSKPVLRKFPTEGKQVLQGPGEGAGIVDIGDGLGVAFKVESHNHPSYVEPYQGAATGVGGIIRDVFSMGARPIAMLNSLRFGELDTPHAKYLVSEVVAGIAGYGNSIGIPTVGGEIQFDPCYTKNPLVNAMCVGLIEAKDIQKGQAKGIGNPVMYVGAKTGRDGIHGATFASVEFSEEGEQQRSAVQVGDPFMEKLLLEACLDVIRDHSDILVGIQDMGAAGLVSSSSEMASKAGAGLELIMDDVPQRELNMTPYEMLLSESQERMLLCVKKGHVEEIQALFERYGLEAVVIGQVTDDKMYKIIHHGEVVANVPVDALAEDAPVYHKPSKEPARYQAFQEEEAFVPVMDDVVAVWKELLAQPTIASKRHIYEQYDYQVRTDTAVVPGSDAAIVRVRGTEKAIAMTTDCNSRYLYLDPEVGGAIAVAEAARNIVCSGGKPLAITDGLNFGNPEKPEIFWEIEKAADGISAACLELDTPVISGNVSLYNETDGTGIYPTPVIGMVGLVEDLAHITTQDFKASGDVIFLIGETKAEYSGSELQKIQQGKISGRAPELDLATEKKYQQLLLTAIREGLVASSHDLAEGGFGVALAEATFKAGLGADVEVPFALNQLFSESQSRFLVSVKPENEAAFAQLMELEKVYRLGVVTADDTIRVKHKEDLVTAKTTELRSIWEGAIPCLLK